TCAAAGTCTGCTTTCTGGTATTTGGAAAGCTTGGCGACGAGTCCGCCTTTCAATTGAATGAGCATCTCGGATTTGGAATAATTCAGGATATGACGCTTGTTGATGAGCCAAGATTTGTGCACCCGCAAAAAGTCTTCGTTTCCTTCGAGCATGGTCTCAAAATGCTTGAGGTTTTTGCTTGCGACGAG
This genomic window from Bacteroidota bacterium contains:
- a CDS encoding LytTR family transcriptional regulator, producing LVASKNLKHFETMLEGNEDFLRVHKSWLINKRHILNYSKSEMLIQLKGGLVAKLSKYQKADFEAAIRG